A single region of the Rhipicephalus microplus isolate Deutch F79 chromosome 10, USDA_Rmic, whole genome shotgun sequence genome encodes:
- the LOC142774750 gene encoding uncharacterized protein LOC142774750 → MAYMTARGGFKTVVIVVMLSAIVLLLVGLVLLRLYMRGTETTTPRRPFAVCNTTDCVAHAATLSASVASARDPCDDFSRFVCAAWKREHMAAVKSLTEQLIADSLLALTRMSGSWGDGAKLEDRPTQFTGLCLTARPDQDSAGLQAFKEFLIGEVNFLVAPKDRNATYAGLLKALAILSGKWLVPLWFRLDLAIIGNASSIIIIKPEPLAVFWRQLHAMLNATYATYVEQFIQVVYDGGEKPSLASASYIKFLREESATVQSDVLRVLSVTASSRLPVPLDGRLSDLPEFAPKFTGHAWAAAVSPVLGWIISDEYVVHASTRQLLDAMNELAGSKSAEQLLFHTAWWFVQQIGALTSNALFEATRVALGGAGSLYQGLLCGVQVNT, encoded by the exons ATGGCCTAtatgacggctcgaggtggcttCAAGACGGTCGTCATCGTCGTAATGCTCAGCGCCATCGTGTTGCTGCTCGTGGGGCTCGTACTTTTGCGACTGTACATGCGCGGGACCGAGACGACCACTCCGCGGAGGCCGTTCGCGGTGTGCAACACGACGGACTGCGTCGCGCACGCCGCCACGCTGTCTGCGAGCGTCGCCTCCGCCCGAGATCCGTGCGACGATTTCAGCCGTTTCGTGTGCGCGGCCTGGAAGCGCGAGCACATGGCCGCCGTCAAGTCCCTCACTGAGCAG CTGATCGCCGATTCCTTGTTGGCGCTGACTCGGATGAGCGGCAGCTGGGGCGACGGCGCCAAGTTGGAGGACCGGCCCACTCAGTTTACGGGGCTCTGCCTGACTGCACGGCCGGACCAGGACTCCGCCGGTTTGCAAGCCTTCAAGGAGTTCCTTATTGGTGAAGTCAACTTCCTCGTGGCTCCCAAGGACCGCAATGCCACGTACGCTGGGCTGCTCAAAGCACTTGCCATCCTCAGCGGAAAA TGGCTCGTCCCACTGTGGTTCCGGCTCGACTTAGCCATTATCGGCAACGCCtccagcatcatcatcatcaaaccgGAGCCGCTGGCGGTGTTCTGGCGACAACTGCACGCGATGCTTAATGCGACGTACGCCACGTACGTGGAGCAGTTCATCCAGGTTGTCTACGACGGCGGCGAGAAACCGTCCTTGGCTTCCGCTTCCTACATAAAGTTCCTGAGGGAAGAGAGTGCAACTGTGCAG AGCGACGTGCTCCGCGTGCTGAGCGTGACAGCGAGCAGCCGTCTCCCGGTTCCCCTGGATGGCCGGCTCTCGGATCTGCCCGAATTCGCGCCCAAGTTCACAGGCCACGCCTGGGCAGCGGCGGTGTCTCCGGTTTTGGGCTGGATCATCAGCGATGAGTACGTCGTGCACGCCAGTACGCGCCAGCTTCTGGACGCCATGAACGAGTTAGCCGGCTCGAAGTCAGCCGAGCAGCTGCTCTTCCACACCGCCTGGTGGTTCGTCCAGCAGATAGGCGCCCTCACGAGCAACGCGCTCTTCGAGGCTACCCGCGTCGCCCTTGGTGGAGCCGGCAGCCTGTACCAGGGACTTCTCTGTGGAGTGCAGGTGAATACCTGA